TGGTTGTCGGTCCATTTTTATGTCACAAAATTATTACATTAAGCTGATTTCGAGATAACTTTGCAGAGATATAAAAGAATAGTGATGGTAAAATTGAGTAGAAAAATGAAAGTATATTTATAGGTTCATTAATGACTTTGATTGATTAGGAATTTAAAGACAAAGCTCATTTTACAGGAATGCTCCATACTTTACTGTTCAATAATTTCATATGTATAAGATTTTATTTCatctataaaaatagaaaatttgggAACAATTATGAGtttaatgtgaaattaataaagtaaaagagatagaaagatTGTTAATAGAGAATGAGATTCAACTCATCATTGATAAAATCGTATTTCTATCGATTTGATTGACTTGTTGATATGATTAGTGTCGAGTTTTATAACTTGAATTGTGTATTTCCagttaattatgtgattttttagtTTAACTAGTTTATTGAGATTGTGCAAGAAAAttctccctccgttccatagtaatagagacatttcattttgcgcactcattttgaaaaaataattataaatagttaaagtgaagaaaaagtaaagtaagagagaatattgtagatacttttctctacattattctctctcttatgttactctctctacactttaaccatttcatttcatttcattttgcgCACTCATTTAGCaatttttgtgaaattttagatgttgttttgtgtttttttagtGAAATATTGTTGTTTTTGTGGCAAAAGGTGATTTTATGGGGAATCCTGTTTTAgtaattgtgtatttttttttgcaattttagatagtatttgtgtattttgttggcaaatttagtgaaattttgttgtttttgtgttGCAAAAGGTGGTTGATGAGTTGAAGGAGTTATGGGGAATGGCACTTCCAATAACTGCAATGAACTGTTTAGTCTATGTGAGAGCAGTTGTTTCTGTCCTGTTTTTGGGCAGATTAGGCAGTTTAGAGCTAGCCGGTGGCGCTCTGAGCATCGGCTTCACGAACATCACCGGATACTCTGTTCTCATAGGCCTGGCCTCTGGCCTCGAGCCCGTCTGCAGCCAGGCCGACGGCTCCAAGAACTGGGACCTCCTCTCCGTCTCCCTCCACCGCATGATCTCGATCCTGTTCTTGGCGATCATCCCAATCAGCATCCTCTGGTTCAATCTCGAATCGATCATGTTGTTCATGGGCAAGGACCGGGACATCACGCGGATGGCCGCGGCCTATTGCCTCTACTCGCTTCCCGACTTGCTCACAAACACTCTGCTCCAGCCCCTGAGGGTGTATCTGCTGTCGCAGGGCGTGACGAAGCCTCAGATGTGGTGCACGTTGCTGGCTGTGAAGTTCCACGTCCCGTTGAATTATTTCCTCGTTGTCGTGATGGGGTTGGGAGTGCCCGGGGTGGCCATGGCCTCCGTGCTCACGAATCTCCACATGATGGGGTATGTTTGCGTTTACGGGGCGGTGGAGGTGGAAGGTGGTTGGAGACGGGGACGGTGGCGTTGGCGCGTTGCTCAGGCTCGCTGTCCCGAGTTGCATCGGGATATGCTTGGAGTGGTGGTGGTACGAGATCGTGACTGTCTTGGCCGGGTACTTGCCTAACCCGAGGCTCACCGTGGCGACCACCGGGATCATGATTCAAACCACGAGCCTTATGTACATGGTCCCCATGGTGCTGGCCGGGTGCGTCTCGGCTCGGGTACGTGAGTCGATCTTTTTGCCTATCCTCGATtcgaagaaatttaatttttttggtggTGATTTTGCAGGTGGGAAATGAGTTGGGAGCAGGGAACCCTAGCAAGGTCAAATTAGCAGCAATGGTGGCATTAGCTTGTGCATTTGCAATAGGGCTAATCAATGTGGTTTTGACGGTGATATTTAGAGACAAATGGGGTGGCTTTTTCACAAAAGATGATGACCTAAAGCTTCTCGTCGCGTCGGTCTTGCCCATCATCGGGCTCTGCGAGCTCGGCAATTGCCCGCAGACAACGGGTTGCGGTGTCTTGCGCGGTATCGCGAGGCCGGTGGTAGGGGCCCACATCAATCTCGGCTCGTTTTATTTTGTGGGCACCCCTGTAGCTGTTGGCCTGGCCTTCTGGCTCGGTATAGGGTTCCCGGGCCTTTGGCTAGGCCCGCTCTCTGCTCAGGTGGCTTGTGCTGCTTCGGTTCTTTATGTCGTGTTGTGTCGCACGGACTGGGGGGTCGAAGCAGTTAAGGCCGCCGAGCGGAGTAATAGCTTGGAGATGGTCGATAAGTGTAGTAACGAGGAAGAGAAAATAGCGTTTTTGGATGAGAAGGGTGCTATTTCATAATCTTTATGAATTATACAATATATTTCATCATATGTAGCATCGAATTTACGAGTGTGGGCAAGTTGGGTTTTTTTTGGCTTTTTTTCTAGTAGTGCTCCATGTGGGGAAAAGTGTAAATCACATTCTTCTTTGAAAGTTTTGGTATTGTTGAGGTAtgggattttgtgaaaatgaagCACTTTAAATAAGGTTTAGAATTTCATGTTGACccatacttttttattttaatttaaaaccaagacaatattattaattaatttgcttGATCATCCATATGCAAAttcgtagtagtatttcttaaTTCTTCTTGATCCAAGTGtttcattttctctcttttattcttttttttcacttttttgttCGTTCCAATTCTAGTTTTGCTATAACTTTTAACATGAATATAATAGGACTAAAAAACAAAAGTGCATGCTGAATTGTATAAGAGTAGTCATTAATGACAACACTCtgcattttcataaaataagaCAACGCCACATAAAATAGAGAAGTTTATTGAAATTAAATGTAATGAATATTTGTGGATGGGGATGTATTTTACAACTAAGTACTACTATATTGCTATCAATCTCAGATGTCACTTCTTACAATCATCTGAACATGTTCGCCCACTCTTATCgatcaattattattattccaTACGCAATTTTGGATTCCATCAACtttcatatttataatttataataaaaatatattttaacatattcatataaaaaatatattttcccgTCATCCAACGCTTTAAACCAATGAACATAACGAGCCTCGTGTACATAACCAAAgcacaaaaacaaacacacataaGACAACCAATCAGTCTACTTGCACCATAAAACATAAGATCGAACGCATAAAATAAAAACAGTAAGAGAATCTGTCGCAAAAAACAAATATCGAGAAGGTAAGCAGGACCTAGCAACCAACAAAAGCAAAGACTTCGATTCGATTCCACCACTAGCACATTTAAGATCATTCTATGTTGAGAATGTAGCTTGAAAGCAAATGAATCAATCCATGATCATAGCAACACTCAATGAACGTGTGATATGCCACTCTGACTtactaattttgtttatatatagttattctctctctcaaaattgTATCCGAAAATTATAGTGAAATttgtaaattttgaaaaaacaataatttttaaTCAGTTTGATCTAAAATCAATTATTACAATTAATAATGGCAAAAAAACATTTCTTTGCATGAAGCGTCCTTTCAATCAAACGAAAGGGAAAAACAGGGAAGAGAGAAACCCTAAACACCTAGAAATCACGGGGAACGTCGTCGCAAATCGCCGCCGGGACCGGAGGTCGGCGATGGAGAGTAACTCCGCAAAATCCCCCTCCGACGCTGGAGACGTCGCAGCGATTCCAGCTTCCCCCACGCCGGCAAAATCCATCGATTCGGCGATGCCGAGGCCGCGCCTCTCCGGCGATCAGCTGGGCTACTGCTCCGAAGCTCTCCAGCACTTCAAAACAAAACCTCCGCAGACGATCCGCCAAGAGTTCATGATCTTGCAGGTATGATCGACACCGGAACATCTGtagaatttatttttgttgaGATAACTATGTATCTGATTGGTGATTTAATCATCTGTCCATGGAATTATCTTGTTTCTATGCGCTGTGTGATCGTGTTGTTTATCGGTGAGGCTGTTTTCAGCTTAGGAACTCTGTTAATTTAATTGGCTGATTGCGTTTAGAAGATAGTTTACAGTTGCTCGCAACCGAAAGAAGAATGCTAAGAGATTGTAGAGAATATGTTTATGATATATGTTGTAGGCTGCTATCTGGATTTTCAATACTTGGTTTTTGTCTCGATGATCTGTAGAGGGGGGCTCGCTTCATTTGAAATTCGGTTCCATGAAATTATTCGATATCTGGATTAATAAGAGTAGCTTAGATTTTATGTGGTCGAGCAAGATTCAAATGTTTTCTTGAGTTGCATTAAATGCAAGGCAGTCATTTGGTGGCTACTGCTAGATATCGGCTGATCAACTTGTGATCGAGTTAATATTAGGACTTAGAGTTCTCTTTGTCTTTGTGACACATATTAATCAGCTGTCAGGAAGAGTGAAGCTGGGGCTGTTGTTACAATGTTTTTAATGCGAGCTCTTTAGTTCTATTTGAAACTTCATTAATCCAGTCCAAATAATAATGACCATACATGTAGGAATGTAAAATAGTAGAGCTAGGTGTCTTTATTTCCGCCTTTATTTCCCAGAGAACAGAGGTAACAGAGTAACTAGTAACTTTGGAGCATGACCTTGCAGCTTAATTGTCACTGTCACTGTTGATGTTATGCTATCTTCCTTTCATTTGACATATTTTTCTTTCGGTTTTTGATTAACTTATCCGCCTTATCTTTTTGGCATGAATTCTGCATTGTATTATGTATCCAAGAGAATTTTGATTCATTCAAATAACTAAAACCCCAATTTGTTGCAGGATAATAGGATGACGGCATCGGATATGAGGAGCAGATGTACTGTGGCTCTTGACAGTGTTAATATCTCAAAGAATCGTTATACTGATGTCTTGCCATGTACGTTGATAAACAGTAAATtacatattttactttttttggcATCTGACATACTGAAATGTATATTGAAAATTTCTTGGTTTTAAAATTCATTGCTGCAGTTGATGATAACAGGGTTATCTTGAAGCAATGCGCAGATTACAGACCTTCAGCTAGGGGTTACGTCAATGCTAGTTTTATTACAGTGGGAATTTTTCATCCTACTTGAATTTAGCATGCTAATTTAAAGTTCTTGTGTAATTACACTTGGCTTCATATATTGTTCATATAACTTGATTCTTGTGATTGCAGACTTCTGAAAGCGTTTCTCGGTTTATTGCCACTCAAGGTCCACTTTCACACACTTCTGAGGATTTCTGGGAAATGATAATCCAGTATCAATGCCCAGTCATAATTATGTTAACCCGGTTGGTTGATGATTATCGTGTAAGCACTCAGATTCTTGTGACTTAGCAGTCCATTTATGTTCTTGAAGCAAGATTTGCAATTTAAGACTTTTTTCCGCTCATATAGTGAAATCATTTGTATGGTATAAatataatacttgtattttgaaGCTTTTTCCTCTGCAAATATTATGTCATCTTGATCAACTTAGTATTTTTACTACCAGCTCCTTGTCTCTACATGAATCACAGTTAATGCTTTTGGTCCCTTTATTCTGTATTTTATTCTCTTCTTAAAACTAATCTTTGTTTCATTGCTCTAATTCAGACACTGAAATGTGTTGATTATTTCCAAGCTGAGAATGGACCTAGAGAGTTTGGTAACATATGCATTGCAACCAAGAAGATGGAAACATCCGATACTTCATTAATATGGCGGTCCTTAGAAGTGAAATACAAAGAGGTGAGGCTGTTTATCTAGAAGTCCTGTGAATTTCAAATGTTAAACACTGTTGCGTTGCTATGCTAGTTGTAATACCAACCAGATAAGAATATATATTGTCTAATAGATGCATCAGATAACTTTGATTTGCAGATCAAGTTTCGATAATTGCTTATGCTCAATTCCTTTTCAATTATGAACTTATATTAGACTAAATTTGATTACAAAAAGAATAACCATCCACACCATCTTACTTATGCAGTCAGAGGAGCCACCATTGTCAGTTCTGCATGTACAGTACCCCGAATGGCCTGATCACGGAGTTCCTAATGACACTCTTGCTGTTCGTGAAATCTTCAGAAAAGTATCTAGTGTGCTGCCCAGTCTAGGGCCCATTGTTGTTCATTGCAGGTTTACCTTTGATAATCATTAATCCTATTATTAACGTACTCTTCAATGCCTGACACTTGTCATCTTGCAGTGCAGGCATTGGTAGAACTGGTACATACTGCCTCATTCATAATACGATTCAAAGAATTCTAGCCGGAGACATGAGTGCTTTGGACCTCCTTACTACTGTAACCACTTTTAGGTCTCAGCGAATTGGAATGGTGCAAACTCTGGTAACTTCACCAACTTTTGAATACATCTAACTCATAGATAATAAAACTTGTAATGATCTTTGCATCCTTCCTTAAAAATAAGCTTAAATAGTCGATGAAGATATTCTCGAATCTGGAAATAGAATATTTGTATATTCTACTAGTTCCCAGATATTATAATTTGTCAAATGTTTCACTTCAACTGTTTCAACATGTAGTTGGTTTAGAAAATCTTCAAGTAATTGCAAATGCAAATATATTCTGATTTTTATGGCTATTTTATATCTCTATAGTTCACATTATGAAGGATGCCTCAATAATGTAAATCGAATTACACCAGTTCAGTTGGATCTGCTAAGTTTAACATATTTCGATTGTGTGTTACTTAATTTGCAGGAGCAGTATCTCTTCTGCCATGATGTGATCATTGATGAACTTCAAGACTTCTTATCGGTTGGGAACTCGCAAGGCAGTTTATAATGATATTCACTGTTTCATGAGGAAAGTCGTCCTGATTTGCTGCTGAAACTGTCGAACTACTTGTTCTAACGAGGACCTTATTCTGATGACGAGCATCTTGATTCAGAAATCGGAAAACCTTCTGCTCTTTCATCATTCTCTGTAGGACAGCCTCTAACAGTAGCAAAATTCACCTTATTTATGTAATACTTTTGATGTATAAAAACCACACTATCTGTTTAATGTTGAAACAAAACCGTATTTCATTTgtcattttcaaatatttttgtgcttgaaattcaaatatttttgtgttatgACCATCCATAGCTGCAAATGATTGCATCGACTATAATGTCGGATAAATCATAAATGTCTAAATCTCAATTATCCCATCTGACCAAatccgttttttttttaaaatataaatttcttatgttcaaatcacaaaaaaaattaatactccctccatctcataatagaggtcacactttcctttttaatttgtcccaaaAAATatgtcacatttacttttttagaaaaaatttcctctcacattaatataaatatgttattttctctctccacctaacacaaaacaatatctcctaaaatctcatgtcatttttcaagtgtgtcatctattatggaatggaagaagtaataaatttaaatgtGTAGGACAAACCAAAAACATTTCATGTGCTgggtgctctgttttcttcgtTAAAAACAGCATTAGAAATACAACAGATTTTTGTTCGATGAAGAAATGCATAACTATTAAAGAAGCAATTCACTATACCATTACAAACTGTAAAATTTTCAGCAGGAGAAGACCAAAATGTAATCAGAACAAaaaattggacttcaaaatggATATTACAATACATAACAATGTCTGCTTATTCCTCCTTACTACGAGCTGCTCTTGCGCGATGTTTGAGCTCAGCCCTTTTCCATCTCACAATAAGATAACACAGTGAGAACAACGTGTTCACCTGCACGAGGAAGGAACACAAATGTGGAATCAAGTCGTGAAAATCATCACAAAATGGATGGAAAGATGGTAAGCAACAGCATACCAAGATTATGATCGCGATCACCAACAATGGCCCGGACCAGAGCACGGAGAGGAAGACTCCATTAGCGTCAAAGTAGTTCTGACCTGCAAAGCTTTTCCAGTTGCTCGCGAGAATACGATTAAGCCTCTCAGCAAGATACACTCCTCCTACTGTACAAAGTAAATAGTTTTGGAATttaaacaaataatgcattgTTAGAAAAGCTCTATGGATAGGATAGAAGGAACCTTACACGCAGCAAGGAACAAAAACATCTGAAAGTTGATGTTTCTCCGCGATACAAAAACTAGTAGTAGCAAGATTGCGTGGAAGGAAAGAAGACATATCAACCAACGTTCCTGCAGACAAGAAAGGGAACTCAAAGATCAGAGACGAGCAAGTCCTACACGAGGTATACATCTAAACACGACAAGAACACAAACTTTAATTGGCGACCAAACGACTTATATTAACAAAAGCAAGCCGACACTAGTTTACGATAGGATCTGGTTAGAACACCATGAGCAGAAAACCACAGAGGATCTTGAAAATGTTATGCATTAACAGTTTAATGAGAACCtgttcaaaattttcaaatcgGAAAGCCCGAAACGCTTGTTACGAGTCACACCATTGTAATTCGAATAACTGATTACTCCTTCAGAGTTCAAACCACAATTGGGCATTTGGTTACTTTGACCTCACTCACTCATTAGAGTAACAATTTGCATAAATTCCCATTTGTGCAAGATCACGCATTTCCGGATAAAGCGATTCGAAATCGAAGAAACAGAAACGCTTAATCAGAACCTAAAAAGGCAAAAACTACGAAAATGGGGGAGATCTCTACATACACTACCATAACATCAAATCTCGATCACTTCAAATTACACCACAGTTCAATCAAAAGCAACTAAAAATGACATATAAGAAGCTCGGATTAACACGTACGAGAGCATGTAAAAGTACCTGCCAATCAATGGCGTGGAAGAAACCCATCAAATTTTCGTAAGTGGGTTTGAGGCCAGAACGGAATTCCGCCGAGAGCTTCTCCACCAGATCTGCCATTTGATCGAAGTGAGCATTAACAGCAGATTGCAGATCCTCCATCGCAATTTTTTCCCCTTGAATTTCACCACCAAATTACTGAAATTGAATTCTACTAGATGCGGTTTTTGCACTAAAAAGATTTCAACTTCAACTAAGTTGAGTGTTGGGACATTTTCGGTAGATCGTAGAAAGTTCTAACTCGCTGAAAACGCTGTCGTTCCGATTTGAAAAGGTTCGTTTCAAAATCAGGGATCAAGATTTGGGAATTGGAAGTTTTGAGCGTAGATAGTGGTCAATTGTTGAGTGACATACTTATATGCTATGGCTGCtcttttatcaaaattttcgaatattaattttatttatgtatttctAATTGTATGGAgtacattttaatttatttttatttacatatttttaaatttgaattatctattttcattatttttaattttatttattaatattgtgttttctaaaattttaaactaaATATATTGTTTAATGAAACTattgatttttgttttatttataaaattttaattttgatatataACAAAACAATTAGGAAAATTAATAGATTTGAATGGTGTGAAATGCTTAAGGTataagtagtatttttttatggtTAAATGTAGGGGTGGGAATACAGGTATCCGTGGACTCCCGACCCGAAAAAACAGGGTACCCAAACCCGAAAATCATCTAAATGTCTATCCAAAACCCGACCCGATATATTTTCAGGTACTCCAATACCCGCCTCGGGTATCCATATCCGACGTATCGGGTACCCAAATACCCGACTCTTTACATGTGTTAATAACTGATAAAAAAAgttcaaattttatatattaatataaatatagaaatatttaaattgaCTCTTTAATGTTGcatttattttgtagtataaaactataaaaaaatgggtcacttttattttaaaatatatgatTATATTTATGGGGATTGGTTATGCAATATgtaagtaaaataataaaagttacGCATTTAATTAAACTGTAGAAGCAACCAATAATATAATTCAAAAgtcaaaataattaactaaaatataaaaaccaCATGAGTTGGTTATGCAATAACCAATTAACTTGAGAGTTTGGAGAAGCCGTGACCTAGAGTAAGAGAGATTGACTTATTTATATAAGTTTAAAGAAAGTTAACCTAGTAAGTTgtaattagtaaataaattagCCCAACTCTTGAAGCCCAAAATGGCTaaatctaattttaaaaatgctttaaataataaattgaatattCAGGTAATATCTGATACCCATTCAGGTTACCCAATACCCGATTTATCTTAAATTTCAATATCAAATTTCATACCCAATGGGCTCAAATCTGAGACCTTTGGTCTCAGGTATTATTAATACCTCTACCGCTTGGCCAACTCTCACACGCATATAAATAATTTTGAGTGCGCATAATGGAGATCAAC
This sequence is a window from Salvia splendens isolate huo1 chromosome 5, SspV2, whole genome shotgun sequence. Protein-coding genes within it:
- the LOC121802757 gene encoding transmembrane protein 18-like — its product is MEDLQSAVNAHFDQMADLVEKLSAEFRSGLKPTYENLMGFFHAIDWQERWLICLLSFHAILLLLVFVSRRNINFQMFLFLAALGGVYLAERLNRILASNWKSFAGQNYFDANGVFLSVLWSGPLLVIAIIILVNTLFSLCYLIVRWKRAELKHRARAARSKEE
- the LOC121805525 gene encoding protein-tyrosine-phosphatase PTP1-like → MKRPFNQTKGKNREERNPKHLEITGNVVANRRRDRRSAMESNSAKSPSDAGDVAAIPASPTPAKSIDSAMPRPRLSGDQLGYCSEALQHFKTKPPQTIRQEFMILQDNRMTASDMRSRCTVALDSVNISKNRYTDVLPFDDNRVILKQCADYRPSARGYVNASFITTSESVSRFIATQGPLSHTSEDFWEMIIQYQCPVIIMLTRLVDDYRTLKCVDYFQAENGPREFGNICIATKKMETSDTSLIWRSLEVKYKESEEPPLSVLHVQYPEWPDHGVPNDTLAVREIFRKVSSVLPSLGPIVVHCSAGIGRTGTYCLIHNTIQRILAGDMSALDLLTTVTTFRSQRIGMVQTLEQYLFCHDVIIDELQDFLSVGNSQGSL